A genomic region of Coriobacteriaceae bacterium contains the following coding sequences:
- a CDS encoding insulinase family protein: MFYEKTVLDNGITVITEHMEGVRSVALGFWVRVGSRDEVPVEGGMSHFMEHMLFKGTTTRSALDISTAFDALGAEFNAFTSREFTCFYARLIDERLKLGFEILADMLVNSTFAHKDIVPERQVVLEEIARSQDTPEDYVYDLFSEAMYPHDALGRPVLGTPDTVSSFDTDEMHRYHDAHYTTGNVTVVACGSVDHAAIVDLAVRYLSGLPVGPWLERGPVDTRERVMLSCVKKDSEQANIVLGAPAIVNDDPRRFAYSLLDIIIGGGMSSRLFQEIREKRGLVYSVYASSQLYEGAGIFEMYAGTRPENIAEVVKVATEQFALAAQDGLTSDELARAKELAAGSFVLGTESTRTRMSRLGRLAVLDLPIDSIDEIIEKYRAVTLEEVNEAARELFTQEMTLAVVSPYKQEKIERMLK, translated from the coding sequence ATGTTTTACGAGAAAACCGTACTCGACAACGGCATAACGGTCATCACCGAGCACATGGAGGGCGTACGCTCCGTTGCTCTCGGCTTCTGGGTGCGCGTGGGTTCGCGTGATGAAGTCCCTGTCGAAGGTGGTATGTCCCATTTTATGGAGCACATGCTGTTCAAGGGCACCACGACACGCAGCGCGCTCGATATCTCCACCGCATTTGATGCATTGGGCGCGGAGTTCAATGCCTTCACTTCCCGCGAATTCACGTGCTTTTACGCGCGTCTCATTGACGAGCGTCTCAAACTCGGTTTCGAGATTCTCGCGGACATGCTCGTCAATTCGACCTTTGCCCACAAGGACATAGTCCCGGAGCGTCAGGTCGTGCTCGAGGAGATTGCCCGTAGTCAAGATACGCCCGAGGATTACGTCTATGACCTGTTCTCCGAGGCGATGTATCCACATGACGCGCTCGGACGCCCCGTGCTCGGCACGCCCGATACCGTCTCCTCCTTCGATACCGACGAGATGCATCGTTATCATGACGCGCACTACACCACGGGCAACGTCACGGTTGTCGCCTGCGGAAGCGTTGATCATGCGGCCATCGTCGATCTTGCCGTGCGTTACCTTTCGGGCCTTCCGGTTGGTCCCTGGCTTGAGCGTGGTCCCGTCGATACCCGTGAACGCGTCATGCTTTCCTGCGTCAAGAAGGACTCCGAACAGGCCAACATCGTGCTTGGCGCACCCGCCATCGTCAACGATGACCCGCGTCGCTTTGCCTACTCGCTGCTCGACATCATTATCGGCGGGGGCATGAGCTCGCGTCTCTTTCAGGAAATACGCGAGAAGCGCGGTCTCGTCTATTCCGTGTACGCATCATCGCAGCTCTACGAAGGAGCCGGCATCTTCGAGATGTACGCGGGCACGCGTCCGGAGAACATCGCCGAGGTCGTCAAGGTGGCAACGGAGCAATTCGCGCTGGCAGCCCAAGACGGCCTGACATCCGACGAGCTTGCCCGTGCCAAGGAGCTTGCCGCCGGCAGTTTCGTGCTTGGCACCGAGTCAACGCGTACGCGCATGTCGCGCTTGGGCCGCCTGGCCGTGCTCGATCTGCCCATCGATTCCATTGACGAGATCATCGAAAAATACCGTGCGGTGACGCTCGAAGAAGTAAACGAGGCGGCACGCGAGCTATTCACGCAGGAGATGACGCTCGCAGTCGTGAGTCCCT
- a CDS encoding HD domain-containing protein, with amino-acid sequence MEFDTRLFEFTEDEKAELRARHAAVQAMLSPYACRDDEGIREFNQRYQDPDVYLGRPCFVVDVEKIVHNPFYSRCADKTQVFSLVRNDDITRRSFHLQVVSRVGRTIGMALGLNLDLIEAIAVGHDLGHTPFGHQGEDYLSDLYHASTGRYFNHNVHSVRLLKTIARTNLCLQTYNGILTHCGEKTFLEYRPAPCPDFDALNDLIESCYIDQSNIRDLRPSTLEGCVVRISDIIAYLGKDRQDAARIKLLDTSDYDESPLVGKLNHQIIQNITRNIIKNSLGHDYLAMDEEVFAAIDAMRKENYEKIYKSDEVSGRITFVQPMMERMFMTFVDDIRMGREESPIFRHYLDQPMLRYPYTFELDHRPEDIAVDFIASMTDDYFIDLYAFLFPNDPLNEEVHYKNYF; translated from the coding sequence GTGGAATTCGATACCAGGCTATTTGAATTTACCGAGGACGAGAAGGCAGAGCTGCGTGCGCGTCACGCCGCAGTTCAGGCCATGCTCTCGCCGTATGCGTGCCGTGACGACGAGGGCATACGCGAGTTCAACCAACGTTATCAAGATCCTGACGTCTATCTTGGGCGCCCGTGCTTCGTGGTAGACGTCGAGAAGATCGTTCACAACCCGTTCTATTCGCGTTGCGCAGATAAAACGCAGGTCTTTTCGCTCGTGCGTAACGACGATATCACGCGACGCTCCTTCCACTTGCAGGTGGTTAGCCGCGTCGGCCGTACCATCGGCATGGCGCTCGGGCTCAATCTCGATCTCATAGAGGCCATCGCCGTGGGTCATGACCTCGGGCATACGCCGTTTGGCCATCAGGGCGAGGACTACCTCTCGGACCTCTATCACGCCAGCACGGGGCGTTATTTCAACCATAACGTGCATAGCGTGCGCCTGCTCAAGACCATCGCACGTACCAACTTGTGCCTGCAGACGTACAACGGCATCCTCACGCACTGCGGAGAGAAGACCTTCCTCGAATACCGGCCCGCACCATGTCCGGATTTCGATGCACTCAACGATCTCATCGAGTCCTGTTACATCGACCAGAGCAACATCCGCGACTTGCGCCCCTCCACGCTCGAAGGTTGCGTCGTGCGCATCAGTGACATCATCGCCTATCTCGGCAAGGACCGCCAAGACGCGGCACGTATCAAGCTGCTCGATACGTCCGATTACGACGAGAGCCCACTTGTCGGGAAGCTCAATCACCAGATCATCCAGAACATCACGCGTAACATCATCAAGAACTCGCTCGGCCATGACTACCTGGCCATGGACGAGGAGGTCTTTGCCGCGATTGACGCGATGCGCAAGGAAAATTACGAGAAAATCTATAAGAGCGACGAGGTCTCCGGGCGCATCACCTTCGTCCAGCCGATGATGGAGCGCATGTTCATGACCTTCGTCGACGATATCCGCATGGGGCGTGAGGAGTCGCCCATATTCAGGCACTATCTCGACCAGCCCATGTTGCGCTACCCCTATACATTCGAGTTGGATCACCGTCCCGAGGACATCGCGGTTGACTTCATCGCCTCGATGACAGACGACTATTTCATTGACCTTTACGCATTCCTTTTCCCCAATGATCCACTCAACGAGGAAGTGCACTACAAGAATTATTTTTAG